Proteins found in one Paenibacillus sp. FSL R10-2782 genomic segment:
- a CDS encoding transporter substrate-binding domain-containing protein — MKTRKRGFLVTTLMALAMFSLVLSACGTKPEAANSSNGAGTSNEAAAGNELEAIKKTGVIKIGMMGTYQPYNFLNDKKELDGFDVDIANELAKRIGVKAEFTAQEFSGLIPSLQKKKFDAVISQVTITPDRQKVIDFTEPYITNNVNIIVNNKTNDITKLEDFKGKTIGVGLGTNDESYLRNEVLPKVGDFEIKTYDDVITSLKDLNSGRIDATINNLYALKPIVDKNGFQIKAVGEPIKSDQAGVAINKDTPELKAALNKALKEMKEDGTYKTIFKKWFGEEPKE; from the coding sequence ATGAAAACACGTAAAAGAGGGTTCCTGGTAACTACATTGATGGCTTTGGCCATGTTCAGTCTGGTGCTGAGTGCTTGTGGAACGAAGCCGGAAGCTGCTAACAGCAGCAACGGAGCGGGCACTAGCAATGAGGCGGCAGCGGGTAATGAGCTCGAAGCGATCAAGAAGACCGGTGTGATCAAGATTGGAATGATGGGAACGTACCAGCCGTACAATTTTTTGAACGATAAAAAGGAATTGGACGGATTTGATGTGGATATCGCCAATGAATTGGCGAAGCGTATCGGGGTCAAAGCAGAGTTCACGGCACAAGAATTTTCGGGACTCATTCCAAGTCTGCAAAAGAAGAAATTTGATGCGGTGATTAGCCAGGTGACGATTACACCAGACCGTCAAAAGGTCATTGATTTCACAGAGCCGTATATCACAAACAATGTAAATATTATCGTAAACAACAAAACAAACGATATTACCAAGCTGGAGGATTTTAAAGGAAAAACGATTGGTGTCGGCTTGGGAACAAATGATGAGTCCTATCTGCGTAACGAAGTGCTGCCGAAGGTTGGCGATTTCGAGATTAAAACGTATGATGATGTCATTACTTCCTTGAAGGATCTGAACTCTGGCCGAATTGACGCAACCATCAACAATCTGTATGCACTCAAGCCCATTGTTGATAAAAATGGCTTCCAGATTAAGGCGGTAGGCGAGCCAATTAAATCCGACCAGGCGGGTGTGGCTATTAACAAGGATACTCCTGAGCTTAAAGCAGCCTTGAACAAGGCTCTGAAAGAAATGAAGGAAGACGGCACCTATAAAACGATTTTCAAAAAATGGTTCGGCGAGGAGCCGAAAGAATAA
- a CDS encoding amino acid ABC transporter ATP-binding protein, whose product MITTSGLGKRFGQVEVLKSIDFQVAAREIVVLLGPSGSGKSTLLRCLNGLEELSFGKFEVNGIEVNATATIRTRQAAIRDIRRQTGMVFQQFNLYPHKTAIGNVIEGLLTVKKVPRDKAMSIGQRLLERVGLSDKQDVHPSRLSGGQQQRVAIARALAMDPAIMLFDEPTSALDPELVGEVLGVMRELAQDGMTMVVVTHEMKFAREVADKVVFMADGVILEEAAPQAFFEAPQHERTQKFLRQISEF is encoded by the coding sequence ATGATAACAACAAGCGGATTGGGTAAACGCTTCGGACAGGTGGAAGTGTTAAAAAGCATTGATTTTCAGGTGGCTGCTCGTGAAATCGTCGTGTTGCTCGGTCCGAGTGGCTCGGGTAAAAGCACCTTGCTGCGCTGCCTGAACGGTCTGGAGGAATTGTCTTTCGGCAAGTTTGAGGTGAACGGAATCGAGGTAAATGCTACCGCTACTATTCGTACCCGGCAAGCAGCCATTCGTGATATTCGCAGGCAGACTGGGATGGTATTTCAGCAATTCAATCTGTATCCTCACAAAACAGCAATCGGCAATGTCATTGAAGGGCTGCTGACAGTGAAAAAAGTGCCGCGCGACAAGGCCATGTCCATCGGACAGCGGCTGCTGGAGCGTGTGGGTTTGTCGGACAAGCAGGATGTACATCCTTCGCGTTTGTCCGGTGGACAGCAGCAGCGGGTAGCAATTGCGCGTGCGCTGGCAATGGACCCGGCAATCATGCTGTTCGACGAGCCGACATCAGCACTCGATCCCGAGCTGGTCGGGGAAGTGCTGGGCGTTATGCGGGAGCTGGCCCAGGACGGGATGACGATGGTCGTCGTCACCCATGAGATGAAATTTGCCCGCGAGGTGGCGGACAAGGTTGTATTTATGGCGGATGGTGTGATTTTGGAGGAGGCTGCGCCACAAGCGTTTTTTGAGGCTCCCCAGCATGAGAGAACACAGAAATTTTTACGTCAAATCAGTGAGTTCTGA
- the purH gene encoding bifunctional phosphoribosylaminoimidazolecarboxamide formyltransferase/IMP cyclohydrolase, producing MSIKRALVSVSDKRGIVEFCRELSKLGVEIVSTGGTSSLLSKEGIPVIGISEVTGFPEIMDGRVKTLHPAVHSGLLAVRDNEEHQRQMKELGLDYIDLVVVNLYPFAETIAKPGVTYEDAIENIDIGGPTMLRSAAKNHAFVSVVVDADDYSTVLDEIRKDGDTELNTRKRLAAKVFRHTAAYDALISDYLSNVIGEPLPERYTVTYEKIQDLRYGENPHQQAAFYRQPLAAKGTLTTAKQLHGKELSYNNINDANAALQIVKEFSEPAVVAVKHMNPCGVGIGGSIYEAYSKAYAADPTSIFGGIVAANRIIDGDTAKKLSEIFLEIVQAPGFTEEALEILTKKKNIRLLDLGELSTSEQAESRFVVTSIEGGMVVQQNDIHAVDPDALTVVTERAPSEEELKQLLFSWKVVKHVKSNAIVLAADNMTIGVGAGQMNRVGAAKIAIEQAGEKARGAVLASDAFFPMGDTLELAAQAGITAIIQPGGSIKDEESIKVANEHGIAMVFTGVRHFKH from the coding sequence GTGAGTATTAAAAGAGCGCTCGTCAGCGTATCAGATAAACGGGGGATCGTGGAATTTTGCCGCGAGTTGTCCAAATTGGGTGTGGAAATCGTTTCGACAGGGGGAACGAGCAGCTTGTTGTCGAAGGAGGGTATTCCTGTCATTGGCATTTCAGAGGTAACAGGATTTCCTGAAATTATGGACGGACGTGTTAAAACACTCCATCCTGCGGTACACAGCGGCCTACTGGCTGTTCGGGATAATGAGGAGCATCAGCGTCAGATGAAGGAGCTTGGGCTGGATTATATTGATCTGGTCGTTGTGAATCTGTATCCTTTTGCGGAAACGATCGCCAAACCCGGTGTAACCTATGAGGACGCGATTGAAAATATTGATATCGGCGGTCCAACCATGCTGCGTTCTGCGGCTAAAAACCATGCGTTCGTAAGTGTCGTGGTAGATGCGGACGATTATAGCACGGTGCTGGACGAAATCCGCAAGGATGGCGATACCGAGCTGAACACTCGTAAGCGTTTGGCAGCAAAGGTTTTCCGCCATACCGCAGCATACGACGCGCTCATCTCCGATTACTTGTCGAATGTGATAGGCGAGCCATTGCCTGAGCGTTATACAGTAACCTATGAAAAAATTCAGGATTTGCGCTATGGCGAAAATCCGCATCAACAGGCGGCATTTTACCGTCAGCCGTTGGCGGCCAAGGGTACACTGACGACAGCGAAACAGCTTCACGGCAAGGAACTGTCCTACAATAATATCAATGATGCTAACGCGGCCCTGCAAATCGTTAAAGAATTCAGCGAGCCAGCAGTGGTAGCCGTTAAGCATATGAATCCTTGCGGCGTGGGAATCGGCGGCAGCATTTATGAAGCGTACAGCAAGGCGTACGCGGCTGATCCAACTTCCATTTTTGGCGGCATCGTAGCGGCTAACCGGATTATTGACGGCGATACAGCGAAGAAGCTGAGCGAAATCTTTTTGGAAATTGTACAGGCACCGGGTTTTACGGAAGAAGCACTGGAGATTTTGACGAAAAAGAAAAACATCCGATTGCTCGATCTGGGCGAGTTGTCCACATCTGAACAGGCTGAGAGCCGTTTCGTCGTTACTTCCATTGAAGGCGGCATGGTTGTTCAGCAGAACGACATTCACGCTGTAGACCCCGACGCACTTACTGTAGTGACAGAGCGTGCGCCATCCGAGGAAGAATTGAAACAGCTTTTGTTTAGCTGGAAAGTCGTTAAGCATGTGAAGTCCAATGCGATCGTACTGGCGGCAGACAACATGACCATTGGCGTGGGTGCGGGACAAATGAACCGTGTCGGAGCAGCTAAAATCGCTATTGAGCAGGCTGGAGAAAAGGCAAGAGGTGCTGTGTTGGCATCTGACGCATTTTTCCCGATGGGCGATACGCTGGAACTGGCAGCCCAAGCAGGCATTACGGCAATTATTCAGCCGGGCGGCTCCATCAAGGACGAAGAATCCATCAAGGTTGCTAACGAGCACGGCATTGCGATGGTCTTTACAGGCGTGCGTCATTTCAAACACTAG
- a CDS encoding autorepressor SdpR family transcription factor, translating into MNDAFKALADPTRRKILQLLKEKSMSAGEVAEHFQISKPSISHHLNILKQAGLVLDERQGQNIIYTLHTTVVADVIGWMFSIAHSDAPAKKNSNNIKDTEGLE; encoded by the coding sequence TTGAATGATGCCTTCAAAGCTTTAGCTGATCCGACCCGGCGTAAAATATTACAGCTTTTAAAAGAAAAAAGCATGAGCGCAGGCGAAGTGGCGGAGCATTTTCAAATCAGCAAGCCTAGCATCTCCCACCATCTGAATATCCTGAAGCAGGCCGGGCTGGTGCTGGATGAGCGACAGGGGCAAAACATTATTTACACCCTGCATACGACGGTTGTCGCAGATGTTATCGGTTGGATGTTCAGCATCGCCCATTCTGATGCCCCTGCGAAAAAAAATTCGAATAACATCAAGGATACGGAGGGACTGGAATGA
- a CDS encoding putative quinol monooxygenase — MIIIHADMKVLPEKREAFLQQTQGLISASQAEEGNVRYTLMQDLNDPNAFTMVEEWKDAAAVDFHNKSAHFQTFVAAAKELLAAPLQVNAFQDAAKL, encoded by the coding sequence ATGATTATTATTCATGCTGATATGAAAGTTTTACCTGAAAAAAGAGAGGCGTTTCTGCAACAAACCCAAGGATTAATCAGCGCATCACAAGCAGAAGAAGGTAATGTACGCTACACGCTGATGCAGGATCTGAATGATCCCAACGCTTTTACCATGGTGGAAGAGTGGAAGGATGCTGCTGCTGTAGATTTCCATAACAAGTCTGCCCACTTCCAAACATTTGTTGCCGCAGCTAAAGAATTGCTGGCCGCTCCGCTTCAAGTCAATGCTTTTCAGGATGCAGCCAAGCTGTAA
- a CDS encoding SdpI family protein → MKFRVSWSFTDILTTLIALSPAIGALLVYDRLPQTIASHFSFNNTPNGYMGKNGAIVMLALMGLVPLLIRLARYMDPNRANYEKFSKAYEVTRASIAVVLAVAGWGMLLYNLNILLQMNTIICGLIGLMLLVLGNYLTQVQPNFTFGIRTPWTLSNPEVWRKTHRFGGPMMMLGGASGLVAAWVDGMAGTVIFLTGLVISVVAPILYSFLLHRKLNQK, encoded by the coding sequence ATGAAATTTCGTGTAAGCTGGAGTTTTACGGATATTTTGACCACTTTGATCGCCTTGTCACCCGCTATAGGTGCTTTGTTAGTGTATGACCGTCTGCCCCAAACCATAGCTTCTCATTTTAGCTTTAACAATACCCCGAACGGGTATATGGGTAAGAATGGTGCTATCGTCATGCTGGCGCTGATGGGCTTGGTACCGCTATTGATCCGGTTAGCCCGCTACATGGACCCGAATCGAGCGAATTACGAGAAATTTTCTAAAGCCTATGAAGTAACGCGTGCAAGTATTGCCGTTGTACTCGCTGTAGCCGGCTGGGGCATGCTGCTATATAACCTGAACATACTGCTGCAAATGAATACTATAATTTGCGGGTTGATAGGCCTGATGCTGCTGGTGCTCGGTAATTATTTGACTCAGGTACAGCCAAACTTTACCTTCGGTATCCGCACGCCGTGGACTTTGTCCAACCCGGAGGTATGGCGTAAAACACACCGTTTTGGCGGCCCTATGATGATGCTCGGTGGTGCTTCGGGCTTGGTGGCGGCATGGGTCGATGGAATGGCGGGAACGGTCATTTTTCTCACTGGACTGGTTATATCCGTCGTCGCCCCCATACTCTACTCTTTCCTCCTGCATCGCAAATTAAATCAAAAGTAG
- the purD gene encoding phosphoribosylamine--glycine ligase, with product MDILVIGGGGREHAIVWALKKSPKAGQIYCAPGNAGIGQLAECVPIPVSDFDALTELAESKKVGLVVVGPDDPLADGIVDAFEAKGIPVFGPRKNAAEIEGSKIFMKDLLHKYHIPTAIYRKFYTYEEAHAYLKEQPIPVVIKADGLAAGKGVTVAYSMDEAEKALSDIMVAKVFGEAGAQVVIEEFLAGQEMSILSFVDGETVRPMAAAQDHKPIFDGDKGPNTGGMGTYSPLPHIADSIIEEAIETIIKPTAKAMVAEGRPFRGVLFAGLMISPDGKPKTIEFNARFGDPETQVVLPRLKSDLLDIFLAAVNGTLDQVEIEWKDEAAVCVVLASGGYPGTYAKGVPIHGLDQVDEAIVFHAGTGINEQGEWVTNGGRVLGVVGLGHNIAEARGKAYEQAARITFEGKQNRTDIAAKALL from the coding sequence ATGGATATTTTGGTTATCGGTGGGGGCGGCCGTGAGCACGCGATTGTGTGGGCACTGAAAAAAAGCCCCAAGGCCGGACAAATCTACTGCGCGCCGGGTAATGCCGGCATCGGGCAGTTGGCGGAATGCGTACCGATTCCGGTGAGTGATTTTGACGCGTTGACAGAACTGGCGGAATCCAAAAAGGTCGGACTTGTTGTGGTTGGCCCCGATGATCCGTTGGCAGACGGTATTGTGGATGCTTTCGAAGCGAAAGGCATTCCGGTATTCGGACCGCGTAAAAATGCAGCGGAAATTGAAGGCAGCAAAATCTTCATGAAGGATCTGCTGCACAAATACCATATTCCGACAGCAATCTATCGGAAGTTTTATACCTATGAGGAAGCACATGCTTATTTGAAGGAACAGCCGATTCCTGTGGTCATTAAGGCGGACGGACTGGCAGCAGGTAAAGGGGTAACGGTCGCTTACTCTATGGATGAAGCGGAAAAGGCTTTATCCGACATTATGGTAGCGAAGGTGTTCGGCGAAGCCGGGGCGCAGGTCGTAATCGAGGAGTTTCTGGCCGGACAGGAAATGTCGATTCTTTCCTTTGTGGATGGTGAAACGGTTCGCCCGATGGCAGCGGCGCAAGATCATAAGCCTATTTTTGATGGTGACAAAGGGCCGAATACGGGGGGGATGGGCACGTATTCCCCATTACCGCATATAGCGGATTCGATTATTGAGGAAGCCATTGAGACTATCATTAAGCCGACGGCAAAAGCGATGGTGGCTGAGGGTCGTCCGTTCAGGGGTGTTTTATTCGCCGGATTGATGATTTCGCCGGATGGCAAGCCGAAGACAATTGAGTTTAACGCACGCTTCGGTGATCCGGAAACGCAGGTTGTGCTGCCCCGACTAAAATCGGATCTGCTCGATATTTTCCTCGCTGCGGTGAACGGTACGCTGGATCAGGTGGAGATTGAGTGGAAGGATGAAGCGGCGGTATGTGTGGTGTTGGCTTCCGGGGGCTATCCCGGAACGTACGCCAAAGGTGTTCCAATCCACGGACTGGATCAGGTGGACGAAGCTATCGTGTTTCATGCCGGTACAGGCATCAATGAACAGGGCGAGTGGGTCACAAACGGCGGACGCGTGTTGGGCGTGGTCGGTTTGGGACATAATATTGCCGAAGCGCGGGGCAAGGCGTATGAACAGGCGGCACGTATTACCTTTGAAGGCAAGCAAAACCGTACGGATATTGCGGCAAAAGCACTGCTATAG
- a CDS encoding serine hydrolase, whose protein sequence is MKRKQLVIIVVSLAAVLIMIGLAAVGLPLSKQDRMANTPDTVQPATAIAAEAKDETIERDSAHRVLRFLEEHPEKASITILRDGKKLAGREEHRMMPLASTVKTVIAVEYVKQAAAGTINPNERIRLTALERFYLPRLDGGAHSAWMKEMEAKGRVKNGTVSLREVAKGMIRYNSNANTEYLMDRLGLEQINQTKTDLGLQDHDPIYPFVSSILIPYEWMRETQGRTWGGTENSNSAKAAIQAMSDAEFRQHAQMIHNKLRRDVSGSYKKSAAISTWYGREFDPMNTERFIASTTADYASLMSRLNSRQCFSKAEQKLWSEVMEQSLDRSVSQKWLKHSGQKGGSNAYVLTLAMYAMDKEGHSTEMAVFFKDLDPFTNASLQNMMNEFKEQLLRDESFRKEINQRIGVQVEM, encoded by the coding sequence GTGAAACGAAAGCAGCTTGTGATCATAGTAGTGAGCTTGGCTGCGGTACTCATCATGATTGGTTTGGCCGCCGTGGGATTGCCATTATCGAAGCAGGACAGAATGGCTAATACCCCGGATACTGTTCAGCCCGCAACCGCCATTGCAGCTGAAGCTAAGGATGAAACGATTGAGCGGGATAGTGCCCATCGCGTGCTGCGCTTTTTGGAGGAACATCCAGAGAAAGCATCCATTACGATTCTGCGGGATGGTAAGAAGCTGGCAGGCCGTGAGGAACACCGAATGATGCCCTTGGCGAGTACGGTCAAGACGGTCATTGCGGTCGAATATGTCAAGCAAGCTGCGGCAGGCACAATTAACCCGAATGAACGGATCAGACTGACCGCGCTGGAGCGGTTCTATCTGCCGCGTCTGGATGGTGGTGCACATTCGGCGTGGATGAAGGAAATGGAGGCCAAAGGACGGGTGAAGAACGGAACCGTGTCTCTGCGCGAGGTTGCCAAAGGTATGATTCGATACAACTCCAATGCCAACACAGAGTATTTAATGGACAGATTGGGTTTGGAACAGATTAACCAAACAAAAACTGATCTGGGACTCCAGGATCATGATCCGATTTATCCATTTGTATCTTCCATTCTGATTCCTTATGAATGGATGAGGGAGACTCAGGGACGGACATGGGGCGGTACTGAAAATAGCAATTCCGCCAAAGCAGCCATTCAAGCGATGTCTGACGCAGAGTTCCGCCAACATGCCCAGATGATCCATAACAAGCTGCGCCGTGATGTTAGTGGTTCTTACAAGAAAAGTGCTGCAATTTCGACTTGGTATGGTCGGGAATTTGATCCAATGAATACGGAACGTTTTATAGCTTCGACGACGGCAGATTATGCGTCCTTGATGAGTAGGCTGAACAGCCGTCAATGCTTTTCGAAAGCCGAGCAAAAATTATGGTCTGAGGTCATGGAGCAGTCGCTGGATCGTTCAGTAAGTCAGAAATGGCTGAAACATTCCGGGCAAAAGGGCGGATCTAATGCGTATGTTTTGACTCTGGCCATGTATGCGATGGACAAGGAAGGGCATTCGACGGAGATGGCAGTCTTCTTTAAGGATCTGGACCCGTTCACGAATGCCTCCTTGCAAAATATGATGAATGAATTTAAAGAGCAGCTACTGCGAGATGAATCGTTCAGGAAGGAAATCAATCAGCGCATTGGTGTACAGGTGGAAATGTAA
- a CDS encoding amino acid ABC transporter permease, translating to MLELMWENVPFLLKGAYYTLYITIVSMLFGLMIGLVVAVARLKGNRPVRWLARSYVSIIRGTPVLVQIAVIYYGLDDYGISFGSLTAACLALSINTGAYLSETFRGAILAVPKGQTEAAYANGMSPGQTMWRIILPQAVRIAIPPMGNTFVGMLKETSLVSVIGVSELMRQAQLLQAQYLRYMPFLLEIGIMYWIMSIGFSAILERVEKRLARAY from the coding sequence ATGCTTGAATTAATGTGGGAGAACGTCCCTTTTTTATTGAAGGGCGCTTATTATACGCTGTATATCACGATTGTTTCCATGCTATTTGGCCTTATGATCGGCTTGGTGGTGGCAGTCGCCCGATTAAAGGGAAATCGTCCGGTTCGTTGGCTGGCGCGCAGTTATGTATCTATCATTCGGGGAACGCCAGTTTTGGTGCAGATTGCGGTTATTTACTATGGACTGGATGATTACGGAATATCGTTCGGCTCGCTGACTGCTGCTTGTCTTGCACTAAGTATCAATACAGGGGCGTATTTATCGGAGACGTTTCGTGGGGCTATTTTAGCGGTGCCAAAGGGTCAAACCGAGGCGGCTTATGCAAATGGAATGTCACCGGGTCAAACGATGTGGCGCATCATTCTTCCGCAGGCCGTGCGAATTGCGATTCCGCCGATGGGCAATACATTTGTCGGTATGCTTAAGGAAACGTCGCTCGTTTCGGTGATTGGGGTAAGTGAGCTGATGCGTCAGGCACAGCTTTTACAGGCACAATATCTGCGCTATATGCCGTTTCTGCTCGAAATTGGCATCATGTACTGGATTATGAGCATTGGGTTCTCCGCTATACTGGAGCGGGTGGAAAAGCGTCTGGCCCGAGCTTATTAA
- the purN gene encoding phosphoribosylglycinamide formyltransferase: MNEYRIAVFASGEGTNFQSLVDAAARDELGGATIELLICDKPAAPAVARAQKADIVCHTFRPKEYASREDYERELVALLEQKSIDLVVLAGYMRLLSSVMVDAYAGKIINIHPSLLPAFPGKDAVGQALAYGVKVSGVTVHFVDGGMDTGAIIAQRVVEVQDHDTAESLSAAIQSVERQLYPEVVGRLAQAKIQLDGRKVTSLL; this comes from the coding sequence ATGAACGAGTACAGGATTGCTGTTTTTGCATCAGGTGAAGGAACGAATTTTCAGTCATTGGTGGATGCGGCTGCACGAGATGAACTGGGCGGGGCAACGATAGAACTGCTGATCTGTGACAAGCCTGCGGCTCCTGCTGTAGCCAGAGCTCAGAAAGCCGACATTGTGTGTCACACGTTTCGACCCAAGGAATATGCTTCCCGCGAAGATTATGAGCGTGAATTGGTTGCTCTGCTGGAGCAGAAATCCATTGATCTCGTCGTGTTAGCAGGCTACATGCGTTTGCTATCTAGCGTCATGGTAGATGCCTACGCGGGTAAAATCATCAATATTCATCCTTCGCTACTTCCTGCATTTCCAGGGAAAGACGCTGTTGGACAGGCATTGGCCTATGGGGTCAAGGTCAGCGGGGTCACCGTTCATTTTGTGGACGGTGGGATGGATACGGGAGCAATTATTGCCCAACGTGTCGTGGAGGTACAAGACCATGACACAGCGGAATCCCTATCCGCAGCTATTCAATCCGTGGAACGTCAGCTATATCCAGAGGTAGTTGGCAGGCTGGCTCAAGCCAAAATCCAATTAGATGGCCGCAAGGTAACTTCACTTCTCTAA
- a CDS encoding TetR/AcrR family transcriptional regulator produces the protein MQPLKEKQSKTTANEPLVDHVGEETAETDRRTQLLHIALKRFAEQGYHQTKISDIVVEAGVAQGTFYWHFKSKEALALEIIATGREQLLAAIGQGYRRDAGTLADMVKASEALFVRLFDFALENRYLMGLLLIGSGVDEPVRQSIRETRTAMELAFRRNMERAIELNMLPAGLDVELRAALLMSMIEGVITRWLFGSEGTHDSITQATAKQLAAEAANFEFYGLLGQG, from the coding sequence ATGCAGCCACTGAAGGAGAAGCAGTCCAAGACTACCGCGAATGAACCATTGGTTGATCACGTGGGAGAAGAAACAGCCGAAACCGATCGCAGAACGCAGCTTCTTCACATTGCGTTGAAGCGATTCGCCGAGCAAGGGTACCATCAAACGAAGATTTCAGATATCGTGGTGGAGGCCGGAGTGGCCCAAGGCACGTTTTATTGGCATTTTAAAAGCAAAGAGGCGCTGGCACTGGAGATTATCGCTACAGGCCGCGAACAACTGCTAGCAGCGATAGGACAAGGATACCGCCGTGATGCAGGTACGCTGGCTGATATGGTTAAAGCGTCCGAAGCGCTGTTTGTCCGACTGTTTGATTTTGCATTGGAGAACCGCTATCTGATGGGATTACTCCTGATCGGCAGCGGTGTGGATGAACCGGTACGGCAGAGCATTCGGGAGACGAGAACCGCGATGGAACTGGCCTTTCGGCGCAATATGGAGCGAGCGATAGAGCTTAACATGCTCCCCGCCGGATTGGATGTCGAATTACGGGCAGCGCTGCTCATGAGCATGATCGAAGGTGTCATTACACGCTGGCTATTCGGTTCCGAGGGAACACATGACAGCATTACGCAGGCAACAGCTAAACAATTGGCGGCAGAAGCGGCTAATTTTGAATTTTACGGACTGTTGGGTCAAGGCTAA
- a CDS encoding aldo/keto reductase: MGNIADTTVLNNGVQMPWLGFGTYKAEGNEVYEAVKTAIEVGYRHMDTAAIYGNEELVGQAIRDSGVDREKLFITTKLWNEDQGFDSTLRAFEESRKRLGLDIIDLYLIHWPGKDKYKETWKAFERLYEEGSVRAIGVSNFQVHHLENLLKDSNIVPAINQVELHPRLTQQELHQYCREHQIQLESWSPLMKGKLTEQADIVEIAAKYGKTSSQVILRWHLDRGIVTIPKSVTAHRIRENADLFDFELTAEDINRINALHLDERVGTHPDKLLF; this comes from the coding sequence ATGGGGAACATTGCGGATACAACTGTACTGAATAATGGAGTTCAGATGCCTTGGCTGGGTTTTGGTACGTACAAGGCCGAAGGCAATGAGGTCTACGAAGCAGTCAAAACAGCCATCGAGGTGGGCTATCGTCACATGGATACGGCGGCGATCTACGGCAATGAGGAACTGGTTGGACAAGCTATTCGTGACAGCGGGGTGGACAGAGAAAAACTGTTCATTACTACAAAGCTGTGGAATGAAGATCAGGGCTTTGATTCAACACTGCGTGCCTTCGAGGAAAGCCGCAAGCGTCTGGGGCTGGACATCATTGATCTGTATCTCATTCATTGGCCTGGCAAGGACAAGTACAAGGAAACCTGGAAGGCATTTGAACGCCTGTATGAAGAAGGAAGCGTACGCGCCATCGGAGTAAGCAACTTCCAAGTTCACCATCTTGAAAACCTCCTGAAAGACAGCAACATCGTACCTGCCATCAACCAAGTGGAGCTTCACCCGCGTCTGACACAGCAAGAGCTGCATCAATACTGCCGGGAGCACCAGATTCAGCTTGAATCCTGGAGTCCACTCATGAAGGGTAAATTAACCGAGCAAGCGGATATCGTTGAGATTGCTGCAAAATACGGCAAAACCTCGTCGCAGGTTATTTTGCGCTGGCATCTGGATCGGGGGATCGTGACGATTCCCAAATCTGTAACCGCGCATCGTATCCGCGAAAATGCAGATTTGTTCGATTTTGAACTGACGGCAGAGGATATTAACCGAATCAACGCACTTCATCTTGATGAGCGTGTGGGTACCCATCCCGATAAGCTATTGTTCTAA
- a CDS encoding OsmC family protein gives MKVSTTWHGKRAFTSEGPSGYSVGMDATAAYGGDGKGMTPMELLLAGLAGCIGIDITMILDRFLPDITRIDIDAEGTRKEEMPKGFTAIDLTFHVDGNVPDYRVWKAIQMGKEKYCAVSDSLKAEIRMHLILNGTEVLHPA, from the coding sequence ATGAAAGTATCTACAACCTGGCATGGCAAACGCGCGTTTACTTCGGAGGGGCCATCCGGTTATTCTGTTGGAATGGATGCTACGGCAGCTTATGGCGGCGATGGTAAAGGCATGACACCGATGGAGCTGCTGCTGGCAGGTCTGGCGGGATGTATTGGCATTGATATCACGATGATTCTGGATCGCTTCCTGCCGGACATTACTCGTATTGATATTGACGCAGAAGGTACGCGTAAGGAAGAAATGCCGAAGGGCTTTACAGCGATTGATCTGACATTCCATGTAGATGGCAATGTTCCGGATTACCGCGTGTGGAAAGCGATTCAGATGGGTAAGGAAAAATATTGTGCCGTATCCGATTCCTTAAAAGCGGAGATTCGCATGCACTTGATCCTGAACGGAACAGAAGTACTACATCCAGCGTAA